A window of the Synechococcus sp. LTW-R genome harbors these coding sequences:
- a CDS encoding folylpolyglutamate synthase/dihydrofolate synthase family protein has product MSIPDPFSELIAPFSRRGVDLGLKRIDAALAELGHPEGRFRAVQVAGTNGKGSIATMVERIATAAGLRCGLYTSPHLLSWCERIRLPDGAIAEDALKDLLQRLQPLALRHDLTPFELITVAAFVAFAEAEVDLAVLEVGLGGRLDATTVHPRRNVLAFANIGLDHVEHLGPTLEAIAHEKAAVMHPGAIAVSGPQAPEVTAVLQAQATAHGCDLRWRAPVAKDTEGGPALGLHGALQRSNAAVAIAAAEALEETGWPITEAAIRRGLQQARWPGRLERRQFRGQALLIDGAHNPPAAAALRQELQPAQRRWLIGMQRHKDAPDLLRHLLEPGDQVLVVALPEHASWSAEELAPMLPGIEAGSDDLNENLEWLVQSEGLPVACGSLYLVAALLPLLDPTD; this is encoded by the coding sequence GTGTCCATCCCCGACCCCTTCAGCGAGCTGATCGCTCCCTTCAGCCGCCGCGGTGTCGACCTCGGCCTGAAGCGAATCGACGCGGCTCTCGCGGAACTGGGACACCCAGAAGGCCGCTTCAGGGCTGTCCAGGTGGCCGGGACCAATGGCAAGGGCTCCATCGCCACCATGGTCGAGCGCATCGCCACAGCCGCGGGCTTGCGCTGCGGGCTTTACACCTCCCCCCATCTCCTGAGCTGGTGCGAGCGCATCCGGCTGCCGGACGGAGCCATTGCCGAAGACGCGCTCAAAGACCTGCTGCAACGGCTCCAACCGCTGGCCCTGCGTCACGACCTCACCCCGTTTGAGCTGATCACCGTCGCGGCCTTTGTCGCCTTCGCGGAAGCGGAGGTGGACCTGGCCGTCCTCGAAGTGGGACTCGGCGGGCGGCTCGATGCCACCACGGTCCACCCACGCCGCAACGTGCTGGCCTTCGCCAACATCGGCCTGGATCACGTCGAACACCTCGGCCCCACCCTCGAGGCGATCGCCCACGAGAAGGCGGCCGTGATGCATCCCGGGGCCATCGCCGTCAGTGGCCCCCAGGCCCCGGAGGTGACCGCCGTGCTCCAAGCCCAAGCCACGGCGCACGGGTGCGATCTGCGTTGGCGAGCCCCCGTAGCCAAGGACACGGAGGGGGGACCGGCCTTGGGGTTGCACGGCGCACTGCAACGCAGCAATGCCGCCGTGGCCATCGCCGCCGCCGAAGCCCTCGAGGAGACCGGCTGGCCCATCACTGAGGCGGCCATCCGCCGCGGCCTCCAACAGGCCCGCTGGCCAGGACGCCTGGAGCGCCGCCAGTTCCGCGGCCAGGCCCTGCTGATCGATGGAGCCCACAACCCCCCCGCCGCCGCCGCGCTCCGCCAGGAACTCCAGCCCGCCCAGCGGCGCTGGCTGATCGGCATGCAGCGCCACAAGGACGCCCCCGATCTGCTGCGCCACCTGCTGGAGCCCGGGGATCAGGTGCTCGTGGTGGCCCTACCCGAGCACGCCAGTTGGAGTGCGGAGGAACTCGCCCCAATGCTTCCCGGCATCGAAGCCGGCTCCGATGATCTAAACGAGAACCTGGAGTGGCTCGTGCAATCGGAGGGTCTGCCGGTGGCCTGCGGCTCCCTGTATCTGGTGGCAGCCCTCCTACCGCTGCTCGACCCGACAGACTGA
- a CDS encoding pentapeptide repeat-containing protein — protein MTCTRLLSWLSAVLILLAAPALTLALDTSAGVGLQDRALFQDTVDYTLTNQSGKDFSGQQLANTSFAGAVGKAADFSGADLHGAILTQGAFPDANFNSADLSDVLLDRTDMSGTDLRNAVLVGVIASGSTFTGAQVENADFSDALLDRADQRSLCISASGTNPTTGVNTRASLGC, from the coding sequence ATGACCTGCACCCGACTTCTCAGCTGGCTGTCGGCCGTGCTGATCCTGCTGGCGGCACCCGCCCTGACCCTGGCCCTCGACACCTCCGCTGGCGTGGGGCTGCAGGATCGCGCCCTATTCCAGGACACCGTCGATTACACCCTCACCAACCAGAGCGGCAAAGACTTCTCCGGCCAGCAACTGGCCAACACCTCCTTCGCTGGGGCCGTCGGCAAAGCCGCTGACTTCAGCGGGGCTGATCTCCACGGCGCGATCTTGACCCAGGGGGCCTTCCCAGACGCCAACTTCAACAGCGCGGACCTCTCCGATGTGCTGCTGGATCGCACCGACATGAGCGGCACCGACCTGCGCAATGCCGTCCTCGTGGGCGTGATCGCCTCCGGCAGCACCTTCACCGGCGCCCAGGTCGAGAACGCCGACTTCAGCGATGCCCTGCTGGACCGTGCCGACCAGCGCAGCCTCTGCATCAGCGCCAGCGGCACCAACCCGACCACCGGCGTCAACACCCGGGCCAGCCTCGGCTGCTAG
- the lpdA gene encoding dihydrolipoyl dehydrogenase codes for MSDGSFDFDVIVIGAGYGGFDAAKHAAEHGLRTAIIESRDMGGTCVNRGCVPSKALLAASGRVRELADAEHLKGFGIHAAPVRFERQKIADHANQLVATIRTNLTKTLERAGVTIIRGTGRLEGPQKVGVREINGVDRVLTGRDVIIATGSDPFVPLGIETDGRTVFTSDEAVNLEWLPRWLAIVGSGYIGLEFADVYTALGCEVTMIEALDRVMPTFDPDIAKIAARNLIDGRDIDARSGVLAKSIKPGAPVQIELVDMQTREPVETLEVDAVLVATGRVPTSKELNLEACGIETNRGFIPVDDQLRVLVNGAPVPHLWAVGDVTGKMMLAHTAAAQGTVAVDNILGHPRSIDYRSIPAATFTHPEISSVGLSEADAKELAAKEGFELGSVRSYFKANSKALAELESDGLMKLLFNKATGEVLGAHIYGLHAADLIQEIANAVARRQSVKQLANEVHTHPTLSEVVEVAYKQAAMAVAA; via the coding sequence GTGAGCGACGGCAGTTTCGACTTTGACGTCATCGTGATTGGCGCGGGCTACGGCGGCTTTGACGCCGCGAAGCACGCCGCTGAACACGGGCTGCGCACGGCGATCATCGAAAGCCGCGACATGGGCGGCACCTGCGTGAATCGCGGTTGCGTTCCCTCCAAGGCCCTGCTGGCTGCCAGCGGCCGCGTGCGCGAGCTAGCTGACGCGGAGCACCTGAAGGGCTTCGGCATCCATGCCGCTCCCGTGCGCTTTGAGCGCCAGAAAATCGCCGATCACGCCAACCAGCTGGTGGCGACGATCCGCACCAACCTGACCAAGACCCTGGAGCGCGCCGGGGTCACGATCATCCGCGGCACCGGACGTCTGGAGGGCCCCCAGAAGGTGGGTGTGCGTGAGATCAACGGTGTCGACCGGGTTCTGACCGGCCGCGACGTGATCATCGCTACCGGCTCTGATCCGTTTGTGCCCCTCGGCATCGAAACCGACGGCCGCACGGTCTTCACCAGCGATGAGGCCGTCAACCTCGAGTGGCTGCCCCGCTGGTTGGCGATCGTTGGCAGCGGCTACATCGGACTGGAGTTCGCTGACGTCTACACGGCGCTGGGCTGTGAAGTGACGATGATCGAGGCCCTGGATCGGGTGATGCCCACCTTCGATCCCGACATCGCCAAGATCGCTGCCCGGAACCTGATTGATGGCCGCGATATCGATGCCCGCTCCGGGGTGTTGGCCAAGTCGATCAAGCCCGGTGCTCCGGTTCAGATCGAACTGGTGGACATGCAGACCCGCGAGCCCGTGGAGACCCTGGAGGTCGACGCGGTCCTGGTGGCCACTGGCCGGGTCCCCACCAGCAAGGAACTGAACCTAGAGGCCTGCGGCATCGAGACCAACCGCGGCTTCATTCCCGTGGACGATCAGCTGCGGGTGCTGGTCAACGGCGCGCCGGTCCCCCACCTCTGGGCGGTCGGTGATGTGACCGGAAAGATGATGCTGGCCCACACCGCAGCGGCCCAGGGCACGGTCGCCGTGGACAACATCCTGGGGCACCCCCGCTCGATCGACTACCGCTCGATCCCTGCGGCCACCTTTACCCATCCGGAAATCAGTTCGGTGGGCTTGAGCGAAGCCGACGCCAAGGAGTTGGCGGCGAAGGAGGGCTTTGAACTGGGTTCGGTGCGCAGCTATTTCAAGGCCAACTCCAAGGCCCTGGCGGAGCTGGAGAGCGATGGCTTGATGAAGCTGCTCTTCAACAAGGCCACCGGTGAAGTCCTCGGTGCCCACATCTATGGACTCCATGCCGCTGACCTGATTCAGGAGATCGCCAACGCCGTGGCTCGCCGCCAAAGCGTGAAGCAACTGGCCAATGAGGTGCACACCCACCCCACCTTGAGCGAGGTGGTTGAAGTGGCCTACAAGCAAGCCGCCATGGCGGTCGCCGCCTGA
- a CDS encoding FAD-binding oxidoreductase translates to MQITTDLPGALPPGLPDPATAAQLEALALDLRAAGLPLLRSRGELESLAADGFVYSPVLQPLLCGLRAQIGVRVTSAAEVLQVAAACGRHRVSLTVRGAATGNYGQCIPLAGGLLLETSGLNRLREVDASSGVFTAEPGIVLAELDRQLLSHGREQRLLPSTVRTASLGGYVAGGSGGIGSLRWGFLRDPGHLLGVEMVTVEPEPRLLQLDARAARPLNHAYGTNGIFTALTMASAPAVAWRQWVLEFEDWSAALAAAQQLAASALELKALCLLEAAVAARLPWPQGCPAASGAAHRVLLLAAPDATPALESWVLELGGRLSWSAPQGQSRGIPLRELTWNHTTLHVRSQEPGWTYLQLLLPQPEAPALEALRQRWGEDLLWHLEAVRSQGRQRFACLPLVRWRGASALQELIDQARDLGCLLFNPHVISVEDGGLGVVDADQVEAKRAYDPAGLMNPGKLRGWI, encoded by the coding sequence CCTTGCTGCGAAGTAGGGGGGAGCTGGAAAGCCTGGCGGCCGATGGCTTTGTATACTCGCCCGTGCTTCAGCCGCTGCTCTGTGGCCTGCGCGCCCAGATCGGCGTTCGCGTGACCTCAGCCGCAGAGGTGCTGCAGGTGGCGGCGGCCTGCGGCCGCCATCGGGTCAGCCTGACGGTGCGGGGCGCGGCAACCGGGAATTACGGCCAATGCATCCCCTTGGCCGGTGGCTTGCTGCTGGAGACCAGTGGCCTGAACCGGCTGCGGGAGGTGGATGCCAGCTCGGGCGTGTTTACCGCTGAACCTGGGATCGTTCTGGCGGAGTTGGATCGCCAGTTGCTCTCCCATGGCCGCGAGCAACGCTTGCTGCCGAGCACGGTGCGCACCGCCAGCCTGGGCGGCTACGTGGCCGGTGGATCCGGCGGGATTGGCTCGCTGCGCTGGGGATTCCTGCGGGACCCCGGGCATCTGCTCGGGGTCGAGATGGTGACGGTCGAGCCCGAGCCGCGGCTGCTGCAGCTGGATGCCCGGGCTGCGCGTCCCCTCAACCACGCCTATGGGACCAATGGGATTTTCACGGCCTTGACGATGGCCTCCGCCCCGGCGGTGGCCTGGCGGCAGTGGGTGCTGGAGTTTGAGGACTGGTCGGCTGCCCTGGCGGCGGCCCAGCAGCTGGCGGCCTCAGCACTGGAGCTGAAGGCCTTGTGTTTGCTGGAGGCCGCCGTCGCTGCGCGCTTGCCCTGGCCCCAGGGGTGCCCAGCCGCCAGCGGCGCTGCCCATCGCGTTCTGCTTCTGGCGGCCCCGGATGCGACCCCGGCCCTGGAGTCCTGGGTCCTGGAGCTGGGGGGGCGTCTTAGCTGGAGTGCACCCCAAGGGCAGAGTCGCGGCATTCCCCTGCGGGAGCTGACCTGGAACCACACGACCCTGCACGTGCGCAGCCAGGAGCCGGGCTGGACCTATTTGCAGTTGCTCTTGCCCCAGCCGGAGGCCCCCGCGTTGGAGGCCCTGCGGCAGCGCTGGGGCGAGGACCTGCTTTGGCACCTTGAGGCGGTCCGCAGCCAGGGCCGGCAGCGCTTCGCCTGTCTCCCCTTGGTGCGCTGGCGGGGTGCTTCGGCCCTGCAGGAGCTAATCGATCAGGCCCGCGACCTGGGCTGTTTGCTGTTCAACCCCCACGTCATCAGCGTTGAGGACGGGGGGCTTGGGGTGGTGGATGCCGATCAGGTGGAGGCCAAACGGGCCTACGACCCAGCTGGGTTGATGAACCCGGGCAAGTTGCGGGGCTGGATCTAG
- a CDS encoding RNA methyltransferase, with product MELITSRRNPLVGRLRALHQPKGRREQGLLLVEGTHQLQELVRLGLLPEQVLATPAWLERHGSLLDGLPEERLQPAGEAVLAAVATTETPDGVVATLPQEALPKKKGLGSFVLALDQLQDPGNLGTLMRTALAAGVDDLWLGGGADPCQPKVLRASAGAALALPHRRDPDRSGLAERLAQARAAGHHVVATLVDQAGTVPYWELDWTRPTVLLLGNEGAGLHSELAALASHRVTIPHSTAAESLNVGVAAAPLLLERWRQQHKLGLGG from the coding sequence ATGGAGCTGATCACCAGCCGCCGCAACCCCCTGGTGGGTCGCCTGCGCGCCCTGCATCAGCCGAAAGGTCGCCGGGAGCAGGGCCTGTTGTTGGTGGAGGGAACCCATCAGCTTCAAGAACTCGTTCGCCTGGGCCTGTTGCCCGAGCAGGTGCTGGCGACCCCGGCCTGGCTAGAGCGCCACGGATCCCTCTTGGACGGCCTGCCCGAGGAGCGGCTGCAGCCGGCAGGCGAGGCTGTGCTGGCGGCTGTGGCCACCACAGAGACCCCGGATGGGGTGGTGGCCACGCTGCCCCAGGAGGCCCTGCCGAAGAAGAAGGGCCTGGGCTCCTTTGTGTTGGCCTTAGATCAACTCCAGGATCCCGGCAATCTCGGCACCTTGATGCGCACGGCCCTGGCGGCGGGGGTGGATGACCTTTGGCTGGGGGGCGGGGCTGATCCCTGTCAGCCCAAGGTGTTGCGGGCTTCGGCGGGGGCGGCTCTTGCTCTGCCCCACCGCCGTGATCCCGATCGGAGTGGCTTAGCGGAGCGACTCGCGCAGGCGCGGGCCGCAGGCCATCACGTGGTGGCCACCCTGGTGGATCAGGCCGGGACTGTTCCCTATTGGGAGTTGGATTGGACCCGGCCAACGGTGCTGTTGCTGGGCAACGAAGGAGCTGGGCTCCATTCGGAGCTGGCGGCCCTGGCCAGTCATCGGGTGACCATTCCCCACAGCACGGCCGCGGAGTCCCTAAACGTCGGCGTGGCGGCGGCTCCTCTGCTGCTGGAGCGGTGGCGGCAGCAACACAAGTTGGGTTTGGGGGGCTGA
- a CDS encoding aspartate aminotransferase family protein yields MNTYGRFPLELVRGRGVWVWDQQGRRYLDAVAGIAVCTLGHSSRVMRKALERQLRKLQHVSNLYRIPEQEQLAGWIRDNSCADSVFFCNSGAEANEAAIKLARKHGHVVRGIDTSNERGPLILTAQASFHGRTLAAVTATGQPKYHQGFEPMVQGFRYFPYNDTSAFEALLHRCEAAGPRVAAVMLEPLQGEGGVNPGDVAFFQRVRDLCDQYKILLIFDEVQVGVGRTGRLWGYQKLGVEPDAFTLAKGLGGGFPIGALCVKAEADQLKPGEHASTFGGNPLACRAGLTVASELQRRNLPAHAEAMGQLLQRQLLELAQRHPQLVKGVRGWGLLQGLVLQADGPKAIDVVKAAMDNGLLLVPAGTDVVRFVPPLTIQPRHLRLAVKRLEKALLACPSPTPSAS; encoded by the coding sequence ATGAACACCTACGGCCGGTTCCCCTTGGAATTGGTCCGCGGCCGCGGGGTCTGGGTGTGGGACCAGCAAGGCCGCCGCTATCTCGATGCCGTGGCCGGCATTGCGGTTTGCACCCTCGGCCACAGCAGCCGCGTGATGCGCAAGGCGCTCGAGCGTCAGCTCCGCAAGCTGCAGCACGTCTCCAACCTGTATCGGATCCCTGAGCAGGAGCAACTGGCGGGCTGGATTCGGGACAACAGCTGCGCGGACAGCGTCTTCTTCTGCAACTCCGGTGCGGAAGCCAACGAAGCCGCCATCAAGCTCGCCCGCAAGCACGGCCATGTCGTGCGGGGCATCGACACCAGCAACGAGCGGGGCCCGCTGATCCTCACGGCCCAGGCCAGCTTCCACGGCCGCACCCTGGCCGCCGTCACGGCGACCGGGCAGCCGAAATACCACCAGGGGTTCGAGCCCATGGTGCAGGGGTTCCGCTACTTCCCCTACAACGACACCTCCGCCTTTGAGGCGTTGCTGCACCGCTGCGAGGCCGCCGGTCCTCGGGTTGCTGCGGTCATGCTCGAGCCGCTCCAGGGCGAAGGGGGTGTCAATCCCGGCGATGTGGCGTTTTTCCAGCGGGTGCGCGACCTCTGCGATCAATACAAGATCCTGCTGATCTTCGACGAGGTCCAGGTCGGCGTCGGCCGCACCGGGCGGCTCTGGGGCTACCAAAAGCTGGGGGTTGAACCCGACGCCTTCACCCTGGCCAAGGGGCTCGGCGGTGGATTCCCCATCGGCGCCCTCTGCGTCAAAGCCGAGGCGGATCAACTCAAGCCCGGGGAACACGCCAGCACCTTTGGCGGCAACCCCCTGGCCTGCCGGGCCGGCCTCACGGTGGCCAGCGAGCTGCAACGCCGCAACCTGCCGGCCCATGCGGAAGCGATGGGTCAGCTGCTGCAGCGGCAGTTGCTCGAGCTCGCCCAGCGCCATCCCCAATTGGTGAAGGGCGTTCGCGGCTGGGGTCTACTGCAGGGTCTCGTCCTTCAGGCGGACGGTCCCAAGGCCATTGATGTGGTCAAAGCCGCCATGGACAACGGATTGCTGCTGGTGCCCGCCGGCACTGATGTGGTGCGCTTTGTCCCCCCCCTGACGATCCAACCGCGGCATCTGCGCCTCGCGGTCAAACGACTCGAGAAAGCCCTGCTGGCGTGTCCATCCCCGACCCCTTCAGCGAGCTGA
- the murA gene encoding UDP-N-acetylglucosamine 1-carboxyvinyltransferase: MTATLVPSQQILTPQLEIAGGRRLSGELRVSGAKNSALVLMAASLLTNEQLRLRNVPPLTDIGGMAEILTSLGVTTSHDGDTLEMDGSGLSQSAPPYELVNSLRASFFCIGPLLARLGIARVPLPGGCQIGTRPVVEHVKGLKALGAQVTIEHGVVSAVVPGRSHRLTGGRIHLDCPSVGATETLMMAAALAEGETVIENAALEPEVVDLAGLLLAMGAKVRGAGTPTITIVGVERLHGADYAVIPDRIEAGTFLLAAAITRSCLTIAPVVTDHLGAVLTKLEEVGCKLEIDGTNVTLSADVIQAVDLRTQPFPGFPTDLQAPFMSLLATANGNSVVTENIFENRLQHVAELQRMGAAIRTQGNTAFIEGVPRLSGAPVQGSDLRASAAMVLAGLVADGITTVQGLEYLDRGYADFEGKLNAVGASIRRLG, encoded by the coding sequence ATGACCGCGACGCTGGTCCCGTCTCAACAGATTCTCACCCCGCAACTGGAAATCGCCGGCGGTCGGCGCCTCTCCGGCGAGCTCCGCGTCAGTGGTGCCAAGAACTCTGCCCTGGTCTTGATGGCGGCCAGCCTGCTCACCAACGAGCAGCTGCGCCTGCGCAACGTGCCGCCCCTCACCGACATCGGTGGGATGGCCGAGATTTTGACCTCCCTCGGCGTCACCACCAGCCATGACGGCGACACCCTGGAGATGGACGGCTCCGGGCTAAGCCAGTCCGCCCCGCCCTACGAGCTGGTCAACAGCCTGCGGGCCAGCTTCTTCTGCATCGGCCCCCTTCTTGCACGCCTGGGCATCGCGCGGGTCCCCCTTCCCGGGGGCTGCCAGATCGGCACCCGCCCGGTGGTGGAGCACGTCAAAGGCCTGAAAGCCCTCGGCGCCCAAGTGACGATTGAACACGGCGTCGTCTCCGCCGTGGTCCCCGGCCGCAGCCATCGCCTGACCGGCGGCCGCATCCATCTGGACTGCCCCAGCGTGGGCGCCACCGAGACCTTGATGATGGCGGCCGCCCTCGCCGAGGGTGAGACCGTCATTGAGAACGCAGCCCTTGAACCCGAGGTCGTGGACCTCGCCGGACTGCTGCTCGCCATGGGGGCCAAGGTGCGGGGCGCCGGAACCCCCACCATCACCATCGTTGGCGTCGAGCGGTTGCACGGCGCGGACTACGCCGTCATTCCCGACCGCATCGAAGCCGGCACTTTCCTGCTGGCTGCCGCCATCACCCGCTCCTGCCTCACCATTGCCCCGGTGGTGACCGATCACCTCGGCGCCGTGCTGACCAAGCTCGAAGAGGTGGGCTGCAAGTTGGAGATTGATGGCACGAACGTGACCCTCAGCGCCGACGTGATCCAAGCGGTCGATCTGCGCACCCAACCCTTCCCTGGATTCCCCACGGACCTGCAGGCTCCCTTCATGAGCCTGTTGGCGACGGCGAACGGCAACAGCGTGGTCACCGAGAACATCTTTGAGAACCGGCTTCAACACGTCGCCGAACTCCAGCGCATGGGGGCAGCCATCCGCACCCAGGGGAACACCGCCTTCATCGAGGGCGTTCCGCGCCTGAGCGGTGCACCGGTCCAGGGCTCCGACCTGCGGGCTTCAGCCGCCATGGTGCTCGCCGGCTTAGTCGCCGATGGGATCACGACCGTGCAAGGGCTGGAGTACCTCGATCGCGGCTATGCCGATTTCGAGGGCAAGCTGAACGCGGTCGGCGCCTCGATCCGCCGACTCGGCTGA